The DNA window GTGGAGATCGCCGACGAGGCGGGGCGGCTGGTGTCGCGGGGGCAGGTCCGGCTGCAGAACCTCGCCCCCGCCTGAGCATCCACCGGATGCCCGGTTCCGGGCGAAAACGGCGGTTTCACCGGTTAGGGTCGCGGCGATGAGACGACCCGACCCGCATCCGGCGTGAGGAGGCTCCTCGCCGCCACGCTCGGCATCCTCTCCGCCGTGGGCGGCTTCGTGGACGTCGGTGACCTGGTGGCGGCGAGCCAGGCGGGCGCCCGCTTCGGCATGGCGCACGCCTGGGTGTTGCTGCTCGGGGTGGTCGGCATCTGCGCGTACGCGGAGATGGCCGGGCGGATCGCGGCGGTCAGCGGGCGGGCGGTGTTCGACCTGGTGCGGGAGCGGCTGGGGCCGCGGGTGGCGCTGCTCAACCTGGTGGCGTCGTACCTGGTGACCGTGCTGACGCTGGCGGCGGAGCTCGGCGGGGTGGCGCTGGCCCTGCAGCTGGCCTCCGGGCTGAGCTACCTGATCTGGGTGCCGGTCGCCGCCCTCGCGGTCTGGCTCGTGCTCTGGCGGGTCGGGTTCCAGGTCATGGAGCGGGTGTTCGGGCTCGCCGGGCTGGCCCTGGTGGTGTTCGCCGTGGCGCTGCTCTGGCTGCCGACCGACTGGGCGGCGCTGGGCCGGGGGTGGTGCACGGCGGCGCGGCGGGACACGGCTGGGGGGCGTACTGGTTCGTGGCGGTGGCGCTGTTCGCCTCGACGGTCAGCCCGTACGAGGTGTTCTTCTTCTCCTCCGGCGGGGTGGAGGAGCGCTGGGGCAGTGCGGACCTGGCCAACGCCCGGTCCAGCGTGCTGGTCGGCTTCCCGGTCGGCGGGTTTCTCGCCCTGTCGCTGGTCGCCACCGCGGCGGTGGTGTTCCACCCGGAGGGGGTGACGCTGGACTCCCTCGCACAGGTGGCGCACCCGGTGGTGCTCGCGTTCGGGGGCGTCGGCCTGGCGGTGGCGGCGCTCGCGTTCTTCGCGGTGACCTTCGGCGCCGCCCTGGAGACCGGGCTGTCGGCCGCGTACGCGGCGGCACAGTACTTCGGCTGGCAGTGGGGCAAGTGGGTCCGGCCGCGGGAGGCGGCCAGGTTCCACAGCGTGCTGCTGGTCAGCGTGCTGCTCGGCGTGCTGATGCTGCTCACCACCGTCGACCCGATCCAGCTCACCGAGTACATGCTGGTGCTCAGCGCGGTGGTGCTGCCCCTGACGTACCTGCCGATCCTGATCGTGGCGAACGACCGGACGTACCTGGGCGACCGGGTCAACGGCCGGCTGGTGAACCTGCTCGGGTCGGTGTTCCTGCTGGTGATCGTCGTCGCGTCGGTGGCGGCGATCCCGCTGGCGGTGGCGACGGGGATGGGACGGTGAGACTCCAGCTCGGCGGCCGGCTGCTGGACCGGCAGATCGTCGACCGCGACGGGCTGCTGGTGGGGAAGGTGGACGACGTCGAGTTCGCCGCGGACGCCGACGGCGTGCCGTACGTGCACGCGCTGCTGACCGGGCAGGTGGCGCTGGGACAGCGGATCGGCGGGCGGATCGGGCGGCTGCTGGTGGCGGTGGCGGAGCGGTTCGCCGAGGACCCGCCGGCAGGCCCGCTGCGCATCCCGTACGAGATGGTGGATCGGGTGGACAGCGCGGTGCGGCTGCGGGTGCCGCTGGACGAGCTGCCCTGCTCCCCCGTCGAGACGTGGCTGCGCCGGCATCTGATCGAGCGGATCCCGGGGGCGGGCCGTGCGAGCCGGTGAGCTGCTCGGTCGCACGGCGTACGACCCGCAGGGCCGGCGGCTGGGGCGGGTGGTGGACCTGGTGGTGCGCGGGGGGCCGGACGGGCGGCTGCGGCTGACGGACCTGGTGGTCGCCCGGCACTGGTACAGCCGGGTGAGCGGGCGGCTGATCGGGGCGGAGCGGCACCCGTCCGGGCCGTGGCTGATCCGCGGCGTGGCCGGGCTGCTCGCCCGAAGCACCCGGCAGGTGCCGGCCGACCTGGTCCGGCTGGTTCCCCCGGTGCCCGGTTTCCCGTCCGGCCCGCCGGGCGGCGGCCCGGACTGAGCCGTCGTTCGCCGACCGCCGCCGGGGCCGCGCCGCCGGCCCGGACCAGCCGCCGGCGTCACCCTCGGGCCGGGTCGAGCAGCGGTGCGGCGCCGCCGCCGGGGCTCCGCGCCGGGTGCGGGGCGCGGCGCACCCGTACGGCGGTGATCGCACGGTGGTCGATCGCGGCGACCTCCAGGCGCCATCCGTGGATGGTGACGTCCTCGCCGGGAACGGTGGGAATGTGGCCGAGCAGGGTGAGCACCAGGCCGGCGATCGTGGTGTAGTCGCCGGTGGGGCGGGCGGGCAGCTCGACGCCGACGTCCGGCAGGTCGTGCACCGGGAACGTGCCGGGCAGCAGCAGGGCGCCGTCGGCCTCGGTGCGCACGGCGCGCACGTCCCGGTCGGTCTCGTCGTAGATCTCGCCGACGATCTCCTCCAGGATGTCCTCCAGGGTGACGATCCCGTCGACCGCACCGCGCTCGTCGACGACCAGGGCGATGTGCTGGCGTTCGGCCTTGAACTGGCGCAGCGCGTCGACGACCGGCAGCGAGTCGGGCAGGAGCATCGGCGGGCGGGCACACTCGTCGACCGGCCGGTCGTCGGGCACCCCGACGAGGTCGCGCAGGTGGATCACACCGACCGCGTCGTCGAGGCCGCCGTGGCGCACGACCGGCGCGCGGGAGTGCCCGGTCGCGGCGAGCAGCAGCCGGGCGTCCGCGGCCGTGGTCCCGCTGTCGAGTGTGAAGACCTGCAACCGGGGTACGAGCACGGCGCGCAGCCGCCGATCGGCGATCTCCACCGCGCCGGCGATGATCGTCCGCTGCTCCTTGGTGAAGCCGTGGTTGCCGGCGACGATGTCCCGCAGCTCGTCCGGCCCGATCTCGTCGGGCTCCGGCCTCGGGTCGAGCCCGACCATCCGCACCACCAGGTCGCTCGTGGCGCCGAGCGCCCAGACGGCCGGCCGGGTTCCGGTGGCGAGCAGGTCCAGTGGGCGGGCGACCAGCAGCGCCCAACGTTCGGCGGACTGCATCGCGATCCGCTTCGGGGCCAGCTCGCCGAAGACCAGGGTGACGAACGTCAGGACCAGGGTGACCGCCACGACGGCGACGGTCTCGGCGGCCCCGCCGAACGCCCCGAGCAGCGGCACGAGCGGCTTGGCCAGGGAGACCGCCGCGGCGGCGGAGGCGAGGAAGCCGGCGAGGGTGATGCCGATCTGGATGGTGGCGAGGAAGCGGTTCGGGTCCCGGGCCAGGCGGGCGAGCACCCGGCCGGCCCGGCTGACGCGTTCCAGCCGCTGCACCTGGCTGTCCCGCAGGGACACCAGCGCCATCTCGCTGCCGGCGAAGATCGCGTTGAGGACGACCAGGACTCCGACCAGGGCCAGTTGGCTCCAGTAGCTCTGCACGCCCGGTTCACTCCTCCGCACCAGGACGGCCGCGGCCGGGTGCGACCGGCGGCACCGCCCGGAGGGTCCCGGGTGGCAGGGCTGTCTGTGCCCAGCGGACGGTCGGGCGAATCCTCCCTCCGCCGGGCGCCGGTCAGGCCGCCGCGGGCAGCGGGAGGTCGAGCGCGTACGAGCCGCCCTCGGGGCGGAAGCCGAGCCGGTGGTAGTAGGGGGCGACCATGCCGGGCGGGCTGACCACCCGGCGGAACCCGCGGTCGGTGAAGAGGCTGCTGCGCCGGTACACGAACTCGCCGGGGGTGAAGTCGCGGAACCGCTGGGTCACGTAGTCCAGGTCGACCTGGGCGGTCTCGCCCTCGGCGCGGGCGAGCACCACGCCGACGACCTCGTCGGCGCGCAGGACGAGGAACGCCGAGCGCCGTTCGGTGTGCTGGTCGAGCCGGAGACCGGGGTCGAACCGGGCGATGTCGGCGGCGTGCACCCGCAGGATGTGGGCGAGGAACTGGTCGTCGACGCCGACCTCGACGACCTGGTATGTCTGCGCGTCGTGCCGGGTGGCGAGCATCCCCCGCAGATACCACAGGTTGATCACGGCGAGGACGACGTTCAGCCCGACCATCGGCCAGACCGCGAGGGCGGCGTTGTAGCCGATCAGCACGAGGCAGCCGACGAGGTTGAGCGCGCGCAGCCGGAGGATGCGCGCCTGCAGCAGGGACCAGACCAGCAGCGCGGAGCCGGTCCAGCCGATCATGTCCAGCCAGTTCACCCTGCGAGGGTAGTGCCCCGCAGCTCAGCGCGCCTCCGGGGCCGGGCGCACGGCGGGACGGGGCACGGTGGCGGATCGGGCGCCGCGGTCACCGGTCGGCGAGTTCGAGGACGTACTCCTCGACCTCGGCGCCGCGGCCGTTGGCGTACCCCTTGTCCTCGCCGCACAAGACGAAGCCGCACTTGCGCAGGACGGCGAGGGAGGCGGCGTTGTCCTTCGCGGCGCGGGCGTGCACCGGGCGCTGGGGCTGCTCGGCCAGCAGCGCGGCGAGTGCCCGGGTGGCGTAGCCGCGGCCCCAGCGGGCGCGGTCGATCCAGTAGCTGACCTCGGTCCGCTCGTCGACGGGGAACGCGGCGACGTGGCCGACGACCGCGCCGTCGACGGTGATCGTGCGGGTGACGATCCTCGGGTCGGCGCGGATGCGCCGCCAGTGCGCCTCGAACGCCGCCCGGTCCGTCGGGTCGGCGGGGCCGAAGGCGGCCATCCAGTTGGCCTCCGGGTCCTGTTCGAAGGCGAAGAAGTGCGGCAGGTCGTCGTCGCGCACGGGGCGCAGGCGCAGGTCCTCGGCGGTCACCGCCGCAGGCTACCCGCCCCGCTTCCACACCCGAGCCCCGCCTCTACCGGCGGAGTCGATCAAGAGGTTTGCGTCAGGTTCCGGGCCGGACGGGACGCAAACCTCTTGATCGTCAGGCGGGGCGCGGGCGAGAGGTCACGGCGACCCGCCCCGAACCATCGGTACGGCGGGAACAGCCACTACCAGCCGAGCACCCCGCCTGGGCGGCGCTGGTCCGGGGCGGCGCTGGTCCCGTGCGCTGTGCCGGTTTCCGCACCTCCCACGGTCACCGTCTCCGTCCCCGCTGTCGAGGGTCTCGACTCGCCGCCGAGCACGCGGCGCGGGCCGCCAGGTGGCGGTCCCGCCCCCTGCTGCTGGTGCACGGCGATCTGCACCCGCTCGGCTACGGCGTGCTCGTCGACCCGTACGACCTGGGGTGCCCGCGCCGCCTGCGGGATCGCAGCGGATGCTCGAGGAGGCGGCGGACGAGCTGCGCGGGCGCTGGCCCGGCCTCGACGTGGCCGCGAGCCAGGTCGCCGGCGGCCCGGCGGCCAGCCTGGTGGCGGAGTCCCGCCGGGCGGAGCTGGTGGTGGTCGGCAGCCGGGGGCTGGGCGGTTTCGCGGGCCTGCTGCTCGGCTCGGTCACCCAGGCGGTGGTGCGGCACGCCCACTGCCCGGTGCTGGTCGCCCACGGGTACGCCGGCGACACCGACTGACGCCGACTGACGCCGACTGACGCCGGCCGATCGGCACCGTCAGGCCGGGTCGTTGCCGGCGAGCAGCTCGTCGAAGCTGGTGGTCAGCGCGAACGGGTCCGGCGGGGCGGCGGGCGGGCGCAGGCGTACCTGCTCTGCCAGCTCCCCCGCGGCCCGGACGATCCGGCGGCGCAGCGCGCCGTCGGCGGTGCCGCCCGACCAGTCCTCGGGCGCGGCGAAGACGGCCGTGGGCACGACCACCGCGCGCAGGTACGCGAACATCGGCCGGACCGCGTGCTCCAGCGCCAGGGAGTGCCGGGCCGTGCCGCCGGTGGCGGCGACGAGCACGGGCCGGTCCACCAGCGCGCCCGAGTCGAGCACGTCGAAGAACGACTTGAACAGCCCGTTGTACGAGGCGTTGAAGATCGGGGTGACCGCGACGAGGCCGTCGGCCCCGGCGACGGTGTCGAGGGCCTGCCGCAGCGGTCAACTATTCCGTCGGTCGGGGTCGGCGCCGGGTTTCGCCATGGCGACGACATGGCGGGATCCGGCCGCCCGCGACCGCCCCATGTCGCCGCCATGGCCGCCCGGGCCGGCGCGGCGGGCGGGCGGGCCCGGCGGGCGGGCCGGCGCGGCGGGCGGGCGGGCCCGGCGGGCGGGCCGGCGCGGCGGGCGGGCGGGCCGGCGCGGCGGGCGGGCGGGCGGGCCGGGGTCAGCGCCGGGCGGCGCGGGGCACGTGCCGGCGGTACGCGCTGACGGTGGGGTCGCCGGCGACCCAGAACCGCCACGGCACGTCGTGGGCGCCGGTCACGCCGACCCGGGGGCCGGCCGCGACGGCCGCCTCGGGCACCGGTTCCACCGCCGGGCGCAGCCGCACCGGCCCGTCGCCCAGCAGGTGGCTCCCGTACGCCGCCCGGTCGATGCCCAGGGCGGCGCAGAGCCGGGCCGGGCCGCGGGCGAGGTCGACGTCCCGGCGTACGGCGGGGCGCCGGGCGCGCGCGACGTCCACGCCCTCGACCACCTCGCCCGCCCGCAGCAGCACGGCGGAGGCCTCCCCGTCCGGCCCGGTGACCACGTTCACGCACCAGTGCATGCCGTAGGTGAAGTAGACGTAGGCGTGCCCGGCCGGACCGAACATCACCGCGTTGCGCGGCGTACGCCCCCGGTGCGCGTGCGAGGCGGGATCACCGGCCGTCCCCGCGTACGCCTCGACCTCGGTGATCCGGACGGTGACGCCGCCGGCGGACAGCCGGCCGCCGAGCAGGCCGCGGGCGGCCGGGACCACCGGGCCGGCGAGCAGGTCGGCCAGCGCGGCGAGGTCCGGGCCGGGCGCCTCTGCCGGCGCGGGGCGGGGCGGCGGGACGGCACGGCTCACCCCCGACCCTATCCGGCCGGCCGCCCCCCTTCTCGGCGACGATCAAGAGGCTTGCGTCAGGGCACCGGCGCGGCGTGACAGAAACCTCTTGATCGTCGAGTCCGTCGGCTCAGCCGAGCGGCTGCTGGAGGCTGACCAGGTTGCCGCAGGTGTCGTCGAGGATCGCCGAGAGCACCGGGCCGGTCTGGGTGGGCGGGGCGGTGAACCGGACGCCGAGTCCGGTGAGCCGCTCGTGCTCCTTCGCCAGGTCGTCCACCGCGAGGATGATCACGGGGAGGCCGGCCTCGCGCACGCCGCGCTGGTACGTCTGCGCGATCGGCGTGCCGTTCGGCTCCAGCAGCAGCTCGACGCCCTCGGGGTCGGCGGGCGAGACGACGGTGAGCCAGCGGGCGTCCCCGCCGAGCGGGACGTCGTGCTTGACGGCGAAGCCGAGCACGCCGGTGTAGAAGCCCTTCGCCTTCTCCTGGTCGTCGACGAAAACGCTGGTGACGGCCACCTTGATCATAGTATCCCCCTTCTCCTCGCCGAGGAGCATTTCAGGATGAGCTTATATAAGTCAAGGACGCAAGAATTGAACGTTTCGTTGACAACCTTTTGTTCCCATGGTGGGATCGGACGATGACCGCACCGGAGCAGAACCTGTTCACGGCGCCGGACGCCGGGCGCGCCCGGGCGCACCGCACTCACGCCGCCCTCGCCCGGATAACCGAGCGACACGCGGCCGACGACACGCGCCGGAGGCGCCACGCCCACCCGTACGTGCCGGACCCGTACGAGGCCGTGGCCCTGGTGACCGCGCTGGCCGCCGGCGGCGCCGAGCACGCGCCCGACGAGGAGCCGGTGGACTCGGCCGACCTGGTCGCCGCGCTCACCCTCGTTCCGCACGTCCGGGCCGAGGTGGACGCCCTGGAGGCGGGGCTGCTGCGGCTCGCCCGGGACCGGGGGCTGACCTGGCAGGCGATCGCGTACGGGCTGGGCCTCGGCACGGCGCAGGCCGCCCGGCAGCGCTACGAACGACTCACCGGCCGCCTCGGCGGCGGTGCCGACGCGGAACAGGAGGCGTGATGGAGCGCGCGGACATGCTGGCGTACTGCCTGGCGAAGCCGGGTGCCTGGCTCGACCAGCCGTGGGAGGGCGACGTGGTGGTGAAGGTCGGCAGCAGGATCTTCGCCTTCCTCGGCTCGGAGACCGGCAACCGGGCGGGCGTGAAATGCGGCCCGACCCGAGAGGTGGCCGACGAGTGGCTGCACCGGTTCCCGGACGACGCGGTCCCGTCGGCGTACATCGGGCGGTCGGGGTGGAACAGCCTGCGCCTGGACGGGGCGATCCCGGACGACGAGCTGCGCGAGGCCGTCGACGGCTCGTACGAGGCGGTGGTGGCGAAGCTGCCGAAGCGGGAACGCCCGGCGGTGCCCTGACGGCGGCGCCGGGCCGGCCGAGGGGCCGGCCCGGCGTGGGGCCGTCAGCGGGGCACGACCCGCTCGGCGGCCCACTCCCGCCAGCCGGCGAGCTGGTCGGCGGCGGCGGCGAGCTGGTCGGCGACCGGCCCGGGGCCGGTGGAGCCCGGCGTGGTCCGCGCGGCGAGGGCGGAGCGCACCGACAGCACGTCCCGCACCGACGGGTCGAGGTGCTCGCTGACGGCCGAAAGGTCGTCGTCGGAGACCTCGTCGAGGGCGCAGTCCCGGGCGACGCAGAGCGCCACCAGCCCGCCGGTGATCTCGTGGGCGTCGCGGAACGGCACGCCCCGGCGCACCAGCCAGTCGGCGACCTCGGTGGCGAGGGAGAAGCCCACCGGCGCGGCGGCGACGAGGCGGTCGACGCGTACCGTCATCGTGGAGATCATCCCGGCGAGGGCCGGCAGCAGCAGCTCCAGGGTGTCGACCGCGTCGAAGGCCGGCTCCTTGTCCTCCTGCATGTCCCGGTCGTACGTCATCGGCAGGCCCTTGAGCATGGTGAGCACGCTCATCAGGCCACCGACCAGCCGGCCGGACTTGCCCCGGGCCAGCTCGGCGATGTCCGCGTTCTTCTTCTGCGGCATGATCGACGAGCCGGTGGCGAACGCGTCGTCCAGCTCGACCCAGCCGAACTCCTGCGACGTCCAGAGCACCACCTCCTCGCCGAGGCGGGACAGGTGCACCCCGATCATCGCGGTGACGAACAGGAACTCCGCGACGAAGTCCCGGTCGGCGACCGCGTCCATCGAGTTGGCGAAGGACGTGCGGAAGCCCAGCTCCTTGGAGACCGCGACCGGGTCCAGCGGCAGGCCGGAGCCGGCCAGCGCGCCGGCGCCGAGCGGGCTGACCGCGGCCCGGTGGTCCCAGTCACGCAGCCGGGCCAGGTCGCGCAGCAGCGGCTGCACGTGGGCCAGCAGCCAGTGCCCGAAGGTGACCGGCTGGGCGTGCTGCAGGTGGGTCATGCCGGGGGCGGCGGTGTCGACGTGCCGCCCGGCCTGCTCGACCAGGGCGTCGGCCAGCTCCACCAGCCGGGCCGCCACGCCCCGGGCGTGGTCGCGCAGGTAGAGGCGCAGGTCCGTGGCGACCTGGTCGTTGCGGGACCGGCCGGCGCGCAGCTTGCCGCCGAGGCTGCCGAGTCGTTCCAGCAGGCCCCGCTCGAGGGCGGTGTGCACGTCCTCGTCGTCGACGGTGGGGCGGAACGCGCCGGAGGCGCAGGCGGCCTCCAGGTCGTCCAGCGCGGCCAGGATCCTCCCCAGCTCCTCGGGGTCGAGCAGGCCCGCGCCGGCCAGGACCCGGGCGTGCGCGCGGGAGCCGGCGATGTCGTACGGGGCGAGGCGCCAGTCGAACTGCACGCTGACCGACAGCCGGGCCAGGGCCTCGGCGGGTCCGCCGGCGAACCGCCCGCCCCACAGGCTCGTACGGTTGGTTCCGGCACTGTTCTCGGTGAGGCTCTTGTCGTCCACGTCGCCCATTCTGGTTGCCATGCCGATCACCCGCCCAACCGGGCGTCCCGCGCGGCGGCGAGCCTGCTGGGCAGGCCCCACAGCTGCACGAAGCCCCGGGCGAGGGACTGGTCGAAGGTGTCTCCGGTGTCGTAGGTGGCCATGCCGAAGTCGTACAGGCTGGCCTCGGAGCGGCGCCCGGTCACGGTGGCCCGGCCGCCGTGCAGCGTCAGCCGCACCTCGCCGCAGACGTGCCGCTGGGCGTCGTCGAGGAACGCGTCCAGGGCCCGCCTCAGCGGGGAGAACCACAGTCCGTCGTAGACCAGCTCGGCCCAGCGCTGCTCCACGCCGCGCTTGAACCGGGCCAGGTCCCGCTCGACGGTGACCGCCTCCAGCTCCTGGTGGGCGGTGATCAGGGCGATCGCGCCGGGGGCCTCGTACACCTCGCGGCTCTTGATGCCGACGAGGCGGTCCTCGACCATGTCGAGCCGGCCGACGCCCTGGGCGCCGGCGCGCCGGTTCAGCTCCCGGATCGCCTGGTACGGGGTGACGGTCTCGCCGTCGATCGCGACCGGGACGCCGGCGTCGAAGGTGAGCACCAGCTCGTCCGGGTCGCGCGGCTCGGCGGGGTCGTCGGTGTACGCGTACAGGTCCTCCACCGGCGCGTTCCAGATGTCCTCCAGGAAGCCGGTCTCCACGGCCCGGCCCCACAGGTTCTGGTCGACCGAGTACGGCGACCTCGCCGACACGTCGATCGGCAGCCGCCTCTCCTCGGCGTACGCGATCGCCTTGTCCCGGGTCCACGCGAAGTCCCGCGCGGGGGCGACGACCGTCAGGTCCGGGGCGAGGGCGCCCAGGCCGACCTCGAAGCGGACCTGGTCGTTGCCCTTGCCGGTGCAGCCGTGCGACACGATCGTGCCGCCGTGCCGGCGGGCGGCGGCCACCAGGTGCTTGACGATCAACGGCCGGGACAGCGCCGAGACCAGCGGGTAGCGGTCCATGTAGAGGGCGTTGGCCCGGATCGCCGGCAGGCAGTACTCGGCGGCGAACTCGTCGCGGGCGTCGACCACCTCGGCCTCGACGGCGCCGCAGTCGAGCGCGCGCTGCCGGATGACCCCGAGGTCCTCGCCGCCCTGCCCGACGTCGACCACGACCGCGATCACCTCGGCACCGGTCCGCTCGCCCAGGTAAGGGATGGCCACCGAGGTGTCCAGCCCCCCGGAGTACGCCAGGACGACGCGCTCGGTCATGGTGTACCGCCCCCCTCCGCGACGCCCTCCCCGCGCGACCACGCGGCGAGCCTCTCGCCCAGCGCCGCTCCGCCGACGGTCTCGCGGGCCACGACGAGGACGGTGTCGTCGCCGGCGATCGTCCCGACGACCTCGGGCAGGCCCGCCCGGTCCAGTGCGCTGGCCAGGTAGTGGGCCGCGCCCGGCGGGGTGCGCAGCACCGCGATGTTGCCGCTGGAGTCGACCTCGTTGAGCAGTTCGCGCAGCAGGCGGACCAGCCGGGCGGGGGCGGCCTCGGCCTCACGCAGCGGGCGGTGGCCGTCCTCCGGGATGACGTACACGGCGCGCCCGTCGCCGCCGCGGGCGGTGACCGCGCCGAGCTCCTTCAGGTCCCGGGAGAGGGTGGCCTGGGTGACCTGGACGCCCTCGGCGGCGAGCAGCTCGGCCAGCTCGGTCTGCGACCGGACGGCCCGGTCGCGGATCAGCTCGACGAGGCGGGCGTGCCGGGCGGCGCGGGTGAGCGGGGCGGTCATGGTCGATCCTTCAGGAGAAACGTCAGCAGCGCCTTCTGGGCGTGCAGCCGATTCTCCGCCTGGTCGAACACGGCGCTCTGCGGGCCGTCGAGCACGTCGTCGGTGATCTCCTCGCCGCGGTGCGCCGGCAGGCAGTGCAGCACGATCGCGTCCGGCGCGGCGTTCCCGAGCAGCGCCTTGTTGACCTGGTACGGCAGGAACGGGGTGATCCGGTCCAGCCCGTCCTCCTCCTGACCCATCGAGGTCCAGGTGTCGGTGGCCACCACGTCGGCGTCCCGGACGGCCTGCACCGGGTCGCGCAGCACGCGTACGGACCCGCCGGTGCCGGCGGCGATCTCCTCCGCCCGGGCCACCACGCTCGGGTCGGGGTCGAACCCGGCCGGCCCGGCGACCCGGACGTGCATCCCGGCGGCCGCCCCGGCCAGCAGGTACGAGTGGGACAGGTTGTTCGCCGCGTCCCCCACGTACGCGAGGGTGCGGCCGCGGGTGCCGCCGCACCGCTCCCGGACGGTGAGCAGGTCGGCCAGGAGCTGGCACGGGTGGAACCCGTCGGTGAGCGCGTTGATCACCGGCACGGTGGCGTGCGCGGCGACCTCGGCGATCCGGTCGTCGCCGTGGGTGCGCAGCACGATCGCGGCGACGTAGCGGGAGAGCACCCGGCCGGCGTCGGCCAGGGTCTCGCCCCGGCCGAAGTGGGTGACCTGGGTGTCCACGACGAGCGGGTGCCCGCCCAGCTCGGCGATGCCGACGTCGAAGGAGATCCTGGTGCGCAGGCTCTGCTTGTCGAACAGCACCGCCACCGACCTCGGCCCCGCGAGGGGCCGGTGGGCGAACCGCTCGGCCTTCATCCGGGCGGCGAGGTCGAGCACGGCCGCCTGCTCGGCGGGTGTGAGGTCGTCGTCGCGCAGCAGGTGGCGGGTCATGTGCGGGTCTCCTGGGAAGGCGCGGCCGGATCGGCTTCCGGCGTCGCGGCGTCGAGGGCGGCGGGAAGGGCGGACAGGAACGCGTCGGCCTGCTCGGCGGTGAG is part of the Micromonospora olivasterospora genome and encodes:
- a CDS encoding divalent metal cation transporter, with translation MFFFSSGGVEERWGSADLANARSSVLVGFPVGGFLALSLVATAAVVFHPEGVTLDSLAQVAHPVVLAFGGVGLAVAALAFFAVTFGAALETGLSAAYAAAQYFGWQWGKWVRPREAARFHSVLLVSVLLGVLMLLTTVDPIQLTEYMLVLSAVVLPLTYLPILIVANDRTYLGDRVNGRLVNLLGSVFLLVIVVASVAAIPLAVATGMGR
- a CDS encoding PRC-barrel domain containing protein: MRAGELLGRTAYDPQGRRLGRVVDLVVRGGPDGRLRLTDLVVARHWYSRVSGRLIGAERHPSGPWLIRGVAGLLARSTRQVPADLVRLVPPVPGFPSGPPGGGPD
- a CDS encoding hemolysin family protein, with product MQSYWSQLALVGVLVVLNAIFAGSEMALVSLRDSQVQRLERVSRAGRVLARLARDPNRFLATIQIGITLAGFLASAAAAVSLAKPLVPLLGAFGGAAETVAVVAVTLVLTFVTLVFGELAPKRIAMQSAERWALLVARPLDLLATGTRPAVWALGATSDLVVRMVGLDPRPEPDEIGPDELRDIVAGNHGFTKEQRTIIAGAVEIADRRLRAVLVPRLQVFTLDSGTTAADARLLLAATGHSRAPVVRHGGLDDAVGVIHLRDLVGVPDDRPVDECARPPMLLPDSLPVVDALRQFKAERQHIALVVDERGAVDGIVTLEDILEEIVGEIYDETDRDVRAVRTEADGALLLPGTFPVHDLPDVGVELPARPTGDYTTIAGLVLTLLGHIPTVPGEDVTIHGWRLEVAAIDHRAITAVRVRRAPHPARSPGGGAAPLLDPARG
- a CDS encoding YgjV family protein gives rise to the protein MNWLDMIGWTGSALLVWSLLQARILRLRALNLVGCLVLIGYNAALAVWPMVGLNVVLAVINLWYLRGMLATRHDAQTYQVVEVGVDDQFLAHILRVHAADIARFDPGLRLDQHTERRSAFLVLRADEVVGVVLARAEGETAQVDLDYVTQRFRDFTPGEFVYRRSSLFTDRGFRRVVSPPGMVAPYYHRLGFRPEGGSYALDLPLPAAA
- a CDS encoding GNAT family N-acetyltransferase — its product is MTAEDLRLRPVRDDDLPHFFAFEQDPEANWMAAFGPADPTDRAAFEAHWRRIRADPRIVTRTITVDGAVVGHVAAFPVDERTEVSYWIDRARWGRGYATRALAALLAEQPQRPVHARAAKDNAASLAVLRKCGFVLCGEDKGYANGRGAEVEEYVLELADR
- a CDS encoding DNA-3-methyladenine glycosylase, with amino-acid sequence MSRAVPPPRPAPAEAPGPDLAALADLLAGPVVPAARGLLGGRLSAGGVTVRITEVEAYAGTAGDPASHAHRGRTPRNAVMFGPAGHAYVYFTYGMHWCVNVVTGPDGEASAVLLRAGEVVEGVDVARARRPAVRRDVDLARGPARLCAALGIDRAAYGSHLLGDGPVRLRPAVEPVPEAAVAAGPRVGVTGAHDVPWRFWVAGDPTVSAYRRHVPRAARR
- a CDS encoding VOC family protein, encoding MKVAVTSVFVDDQEKAKGFYTGVLGFAVKHDVPLGGDARWLTVVSPADPEGVELLLEPNGTPIAQTYQRGVREAGLPVIILAVDDLAKEHERLTGLGVRFTAPPTQTGPVLSAILDDTCGNLVSLQQPLG
- a CDS encoding DNA-binding protein, yielding MTAPEQNLFTAPDAGRARAHRTHAALARITERHAADDTRRRRHAHPYVPDPYEAVALVTALAAGGAEHAPDEEPVDSADLVAALTLVPHVRAEVDALEAGLLRLARDRGLTWQAIAYGLGLGTAQAARQRYERLTGRLGGGADAEQEA
- a CDS encoding MmcQ/YjbR family DNA-binding protein; this encodes MERADMLAYCLAKPGAWLDQPWEGDVVVKVGSRIFAFLGSETGNRAGVKCGPTREVADEWLHRFPDDAVPSAYIGRSGWNSLRLDGAIPDDELREAVDGSYEAVVAKLPKRERPAVP
- the argH gene encoding argininosuccinate lyase, whose translation is MGDVDDKSLTENSAGTNRTSLWGGRFAGGPAEALARLSVSVQFDWRLAPYDIAGSRAHARVLAGAGLLDPEELGRILAALDDLEAACASGAFRPTVDDEDVHTALERGLLERLGSLGGKLRAGRSRNDQVATDLRLYLRDHARGVAARLVELADALVEQAGRHVDTAAPGMTHLQHAQPVTFGHWLLAHVQPLLRDLARLRDWDHRAAVSPLGAGALAGSGLPLDPVAVSKELGFRTSFANSMDAVADRDFVAEFLFVTAMIGVHLSRLGEEVVLWTSQEFGWVELDDAFATGSSIMPQKKNADIAELARGKSGRLVGGLMSVLTMLKGLPMTYDRDMQEDKEPAFDAVDTLELLLPALAGMISTMTVRVDRLVAAAPVGFSLATEVADWLVRRGVPFRDAHEITGGLVALCVARDCALDEVSDDDLSAVSEHLDPSVRDVLSVRSALAARTTPGSTGPGPVADQLAAAADQLAGWREWAAERVVPR
- a CDS encoding argininosuccinate synthase, coding for MTERVVLAYSGGLDTSVAIPYLGERTGAEVIAVVVDVGQGGEDLGVIRQRALDCGAVEAEVVDARDEFAAEYCLPAIRANALYMDRYPLVSALSRPLIVKHLVAAARRHGGTIVSHGCTGKGNDQVRFEVGLGALAPDLTVVAPARDFAWTRDKAIAYAEERRLPIDVSARSPYSVDQNLWGRAVETGFLEDIWNAPVEDLYAYTDDPAEPRDPDELVLTFDAGVPVAIDGETVTPYQAIRELNRRAGAQGVGRLDMVEDRLVGIKSREVYEAPGAIALITAHQELEAVTVERDLARFKRGVEQRWAELVYDGLWFSPLRRALDAFLDDAQRHVCGEVRLTLHGGRATVTGRRSEASLYDFGMATYDTGDTFDQSLARGFVQLWGLPSRLAAARDARLGG
- a CDS encoding arginine repressor — protein: MTAPLTRAARHARLVELIRDRAVRSQTELAELLAAEGVQVTQATLSRDLKELGAVTARGGDGRAVYVIPEDGHRPLREAEAAPARLVRLLRELLNEVDSSGNIAVLRTPPGAAHYLASALDRAGLPEVVGTIAGDDTVLVVARETVGGAALGERLAAWSRGEGVAEGGGTP